A window of Primulina tabacum isolate GXHZ01 chromosome 4, ASM2559414v2, whole genome shotgun sequence contains these coding sequences:
- the LOC142541667 gene encoding uncharacterized protein LOC142541667: MLEERRAGPPHAAILAVVVVVVMVVPTLFGDQGEAVTGFIAELLTPVGLLFLPILLLLTIQFLSSDSGSFVAGIFSSGEPNSIHRVSGSPLGVALFLLLVLLLLFNRVSIFGGDDDSGA; this comes from the coding sequence ATGCTAGAGGAACGCCGCGCCGGTCCTCCCCACGCAGCCATCttggcggtggtggtggtggttgtCATGGTGGTGCCAACCTTGTTTGGAGACCAAGGTGAGGCGGTCACAGGCTTCATTGCTGAGCTGCTGACTCCAGTAGGTCTCCTCTTCCTGCCGATACTGCTCCTCCTTACCATCCAGTTCCTATCCTCCGACAGCGGATCCTTCGTCGCCGGAATATTCTCCTCCGGTGAGCCGAACTCTATTCACCGCGTCAGTGGCTCGCCTCTCGGCGTCGCGCTGTTTCTCCTCCTCGTCCTACTGCTTCTCTTCAACAGAGTCTCGATCTTTGGCGGAGACGATGATTCTGGAGCTTGA